One Perognathus longimembris pacificus isolate PPM17 chromosome 2, ASM2315922v1, whole genome shotgun sequence DNA segment encodes these proteins:
- the LOC125342499 gene encoding LOW QUALITY PROTEIN: collagen alpha-1(III) chain-like (The sequence of the model RefSeq protein was modified relative to this genomic sequence to represent the inferred CDS: inserted 2 bases in 2 codons) — MCRVRGGREGSRRLGGVSPQGWPPFLPGPSVTRLRAFALATDRVVSKAPKLESGAQLAVTGSESLGRDPASGFRAAPRLVGAGENAGKAGTGGGARGAANGGQGSPKVLQGAGWPARAGPAPATRGRTGAAELPPWPGPEPGPEPKPGPEPGPEPGPGPEPGPGPELEPEPGQGQSQIRARARPGPEPGPEPGPEPKPGPEPGPEPGPGPEPGPGPELEPEPXPGPEPGPEPGPEPGPEPEPGPEPGPEPGPGPGPGPGPELEPEPGPEPEPGSGPGPGPEPGPGPELEPEPEPGSGPGPGPRPEPEVEPGSGPGPGPEPELEPEPGPEPEPGSGPEPGPEPEPGPGPGPEPEPEPEPGPGPEPEPGPGPGPEAGPEPEPEPGPGPEPEPEPGSGPEAGPEPPGPEPEPGPEPGPEPGPGPGPGPEPEPGPEPGSGPGPGPEPGPGPELEPEPEPGSGPGPGPRPEPELEPGSGPGPGPEPELEPEPGPEPEPGPGPGPEPEPEPEPGPGPEPEPGPGPGPGPRPEPEPEPGARARARARARVRARAMPEPEPEPEPGPEPEQGSGPEPEPGPGPELEPEPEPGPGPGPELKPEPGPEPRPEPEPEPEPGSGPEPXPEPESGPGPEPEPGPGPELEPEPEPGSGQGPGPRPEPELEPGSGPGPGPEPELEPEPRPEPEPEAEPEPEPGPGPGPEPGPGPELEPEPEPEPGPEPEPGPGPGPGPRPRPEPEPGSGPEPEPEPEPEPGPEPEQGSGPEPEPGPGPELEPETPEPGPEPEPEPEPGPEPEPEPGPGPGPGQEPEPEPGPGPEPEPRSGPGPGPEPEPEPGPGPEPEPRSGPGPEPEPEPGPGPGPEPEPEPGSGPEPGPEPEPGPGPGPEPEPEPGPGPEPEPGPELETEPEPGPEPELEPEPGQVRARARPGPEPEPGSGPGPEPGPEPEPGPEPEPGSGPGPEPGPEPGPEPEPEPEPEPEPEPGLGPEPEPGPGPGPEPEPGSGPEPEPGPEPGPELKPEPEPGPEPEPEPEPGPEPEPEPGPGPGPGQEPEPEPGPGPEPEPRSGPGPGPEPEPEPGPGPEPEPRSGPGPEPEPEPGPGPGPELKPEPGPEPRPEPEPGPGPEPELEPGPGPEPELEPEPGPEPEPGPEPEPEPEPEPEPEPGLGPEPEPGPGPGPEPEPGSGPEPEPGPEPGPELKPEPEPGPEPEPEPEPGPEPEPEPGPGPGPGQEPEPEPGPGPEPEPRSRPGPGPEPEPEPGPGPEPEPRSGPGPEPEPEPGPGPGPELKPEPGPEPRPKPEPGPGPEPELEPEPGPEPEPGSGPEPGPEPEPGPGPGPEPEPEPGPGPGPEPEPGPGPEPAAVDRGPRPRSVDGHYSRKRRGAERGAGAVWGPRASGPPWPMAAGTRTVSPQDGALGHVLSRGHLRDRVRCQRRLGTH; from the exons ATGTGTCGGGtccggggagggcgggagggcagcCGCCGGCTGGGCGGGGTCAGTCCTCAGGGCTGGCCGCCCTTCCTGCCGGGACCCTCGGTGACGAGGCTGCGGGCCTTCGCCTTAGCCACCGACAGAGTCGTCTCTAAGGCTCCGAAGCTTGAGTCTGGAGCACAGCTTGCAGTGACGGGGTCCGAATCTCTTGGGAGGGACCCCGCGTCTGGGTTCAGGGCTGCCCCCCGCCTCGTCGGGGCCGGAGAGAACGCTG GAAAAGCGGGcacagggggcggggcgcggggggcggcgaaCGGAGGACAGGGCAGCCCCAAGGTGCTACAGGGAGCAGGGTGGCCAGCACGGGCGGGGCCTGCCCCTGCCACCAGGGGGCGTACCGGGGCAGCTGAACTTCCCCCATGG ccagggccagagccagggccagagccaaagccagggccagagccaggaccagagccagggccagggccagagccagggccagggccagagttagagccagagccaggccagggccagagccaga ttagagccagagccaggccagggccagagccagggccagagccagggccagagccaaagccagggccagagccaggaccagagccagggccagggccagagccagggccagggccagagttaGAGCCAGAGC ggccagggccagagccagggccagagccagggccagagccagggccagagccagagccagggccagagccaggaccagagccagggccagggccagggccagggccagggccagagttagagccagagccagggccagagccagagccagggtcagggccagggccagggccagagccagggccagggccagagttagagccagagccagagccagggtcagggccagggccagggccacggccagagccagaggtagagccagggtcagggccagggccagggccagaacCAGAgttagagccagagccagggccagagccagagccagggtccgggccagagccagggccagagccagagccagggccagggccagggccagagccagagccagagccagagccagggccagggccagagccagagccagggccagggccagggccagaggcagggccagagccagagccagagccagggccagggccagagccagagccagagccagggtcagggccagaggcagggccagagcca ccagggccagagccagagccagggccagagccaggaccagagccagggccagggccagggccagggccagagccagagccagggccagagccagggtcagggccagggccagggccagagccagggccagggccagagttagagccagagccagagccagggtcagggccagggccagggccacggccagagccagagctagagccagggtcagggccagggccagggccagaacCAGAgttagagccagagccagggccagagccagagccagggccagggccagggccagagccagagccagagccagagccagggccagggccagagccagagccagggccagggccagggccagggccacggccagagccagagccagagccagg ggccagggccagggccagagccagagcaagggtcagggccagagccatgccagagccagagccagagccagagccagggccagagccagagcaagggtcagggccagagccagagccagggccagggccagagttagagccagagccagagccagggccagggccagggccagagttaaagccagagccagggccagagccaaggccagagccagagccagaaccAGAGCCGGggtcagggccagagc ggccaGAGCCAGagtcagggccagggccagagccagagccagggccagggccagagttagagccagagccagagccagggtcagggcAAGGGCCAGGGCCACGGCCAGAGCCAGAGCTagagccagggtcagggccagggccagggccagagccagagttaGAGCCAGAGCcaaggccagagccagagccagaggcagagccagagccagagccggg gccaggcccagggccagagccagggccagggccagagttagagccagagccagagccagagccagggccagagccagagccagggccagggccagggccagggccacggccacggccagagccagagccagggtcagggccagagccagagccagagccagagccagagccagggccagagccagagcaagggtcagggccagagccagagccagggccagggccagagttagagccagagaca ccagagccaggaccagagccagagccagagccagagccaggaccagagccagagccagagccagggccagggccagggccagggcaagagccagagccagagccagggccagggccagagccagagccaaggtcagggccagggccagggccagagccagagccagagccagggccagggccagagccagagccaaggtcagggccagggccagagccagagccagagccagggccagggccagggccaga gccagagccagagccagggtcagggccagagccagggccagagccagagccagggccagggccagggccagagccagagccagagccagggccagggccagagccagagccagggccagagctagagacagagccagagccagggccagagccagagttagagccagagccaggccagg ttagagccagagccaggccagggccagagccagagccagggtcagggccagggccagagccagggccagagccagagccagggccagagccagagccagggtcagggccagggccagagccagggccagagccagggccagagccagaaccagagccagagccagagccagagccagagccagggttagggccagagccagagccagggccagggccagggccagagccagagccagggtcagggccagagccagagccagggccagagccagggccagagttaaagccagagccagagccaggaccagagccagagccagagccagagccaggaccagagccagagccagagccagggccagggccagggccagggcaagagccagagccagagccagggccagggccagagccagagccaaggtcagggccagggccagggccagagccagagccagagccagggccagggccagagccagagccaaggtcagggccagggccagagccagagccagagccagggccagggccagggccagagttaaagccagagccagggccagagccaaggccagagccagagccagggccagggccagagccagagcttgagccagggccagggccagagccagagttaGAGCccgagccagggccagagccagagccagg cccagagccagaaccagagccagagccagagccagagccagagccagggttagggccagagccagagccagggccagggccagggccagagccagagccagggtcagggccagagccagagccagggccagagccagggccagagttaaagccagagccagagccaggaccagagccagagccagagccagagccaggaccagagccagagccagagccagggccagggccagggccagggcaagagccagagccagagccagggccagggccagagccagagccaaggtcacggccagggccagggccagagccagagccagagccagggccagggccagagccagagccaaggtcagggccagggccagagccagagccagagccagggccagggccagggccagagttaaagccagagccagggccagagccaaggccaaagccagagccagggccagggccagagccagagttaGAGCccgagccagggccagagccagagccagggtcagggccagagccagggccagagccagagccagggccagggccagggccagagccagagccagagccagggccagggccagggccagagccagagccaggaccagggccagagcca GCCGCGGTGGACCGAGGGCCTCGGCCCCGCAGCGTAGACGGTCATTACAGCCGTAAGCGCAGGGGCGCGGAGCGCGGAGCGGGAGCCGTCTGGGGCCCCCGGGCCTCAGGGCCGCCTTGGCCCATGGCGGCAGGCACGAGGACGGTCTCTCCACAGGACGGAGCACTCGGGCACGTGCTCTCCCGAGGCCACCTCCGGGACCGCGTGCGTTGTCAACGGCGCCTGGGGACACACTGA